TATACTTATGAAATTTCTTGAAGAATGCAAAACATTACTCTTAAATATTAATGGAATCGATAGATTTAGATTAAATACACGTTACGCATTTTATTGAATTTagttaaaattttaacaaagatACATATTCGAGAGTTACAAAATAAAAGACTATGATAAAAGTTCTTAAATAAGAGTAATTGTATATTTGCAAAAAAGCTTCAAAGCTTACATTAGTAAGGAACACGTTTGTGAAACATAACCTTATGAATACGTAATGTATGTTATGATTTTATTAACAAACGGAGTTTATTAACATACAAACATTGTTTATTTGTACAAACACAGTCGAAACAACATATGCGagtaattttttacatttattaatatgtatctaacaataagtgatGTTGTTTTTccattatattttattctttacaTCCTATAGTACCGACGTAGTTAACTAATTGATAGATGGCAGTAGGTCTAGCACGTAGCTTCGGCACGTGTATTGATTATCGTAGGTGGAGGTAACATCGGCGGGAGAATCAATATTACTCTTCGCCGGTGTTCTGTCGtcattttcatcgtgaaatttTTTGTGTGCAAACGACACATAGTTTTCTTTGGCAGTGTATAAATTTCTATACTGCGCCATTGTTAACAATCCAACCAGTGCAACATTGAGCTACAATGTAGCATCGTTGCAGTGTAAACGATCGTTTTTTCGCTTCAGCTGAAGTTTCTTTTCATCGCTTTTATCTTAATATCTATATTTAAGTTTCCACCTACTACGAGTAAGTGCTTCTGCGATTCTGCAATATTCTGTATCGGACAAGTTACTTGGAAAAGTAACTTATCGAAATAAATTACTACAATACTTTGCAAAAAGTGATTTATAATAGACAACAAATAAAACGAAAGCGTTAATTCAATACGGAATACCCGAATTACTAAGAAGACGAGTTGTACAGTCAGCTGATCGAAATTACCAGAGGCAACATAGATTAAAGTGATCGTTTAACAAGGGAGTGCAAATTAACGGAAATTAAGAATTGTCAAAGATAATTATCAGAGGAATCagtaatttcttatttaaaagcTACAATCGTTTTTCTCAATAAAATTGAATACTGCAAAATTAATCAATAGCGCCTTCGCTGAAGCGATCGATACGAAAAAGAAGCTTAAGTAACATAAAATAGGAAAAGCTCTGTACTGAAAGCTATCATCTACAGCAATTATTAAGAACGGTTTTCTATGCGGCAAGAATCTCAGAACGGTCTGAAGATCAGACCACCGGGTGACCACGGTGGTGTACATCACGGCGGATTCATGTTCGAAGAAGACATGGCTGGCGCCCAAGATACAATATACCTGTGCAATTTTCGAGTGTCTGTAGATGGCGAATGGCTCTGCTTGAAAGAGCTTCAGGATGTTGATTTCTCGTTACAAGATTCGATGCAACGAACGCCGTCGCCACCGCTCGCTCTTAGTGGTATAaaccatcaccatcatcatcatcatcattatcatcatcatcatcatgatCACCAGCGTCAGCATCAGCTTCCTAATCAGCGAGAGCTTCGCGATATAATACCACCAAGTCCACCACCATTGCAGCACGTCTCTCGCTTGTGTCTGTACTCGATGTTCTTGCATTACTCGctgaattttatttctattgatTTGTTTCTTCGAATTTAAGTTTAAGCTTTGTGCTAATCTATCCTTCTGATTGCAAACCATTCAGCAtttgttcataattttaatatagcGATTGATTTGATGTGTTTGATTCGTAGTATGTATGACGTTTCCATTGTGTTTAAGTTCTTTATTAGTTGCTTATTCCAAAATAACGTTACTTTAaggttatacaaaatttattccaatttcaatatttattattatgacCTACGTTATCAAAATTATCAGAGTCGAAACATTCTTTTTACAGTTggttattgttgaaattttacaatataataatACGGTATTTTAGAACTATTTCTTACTTGAAAGTACTTAAAAAATGTTGCTACtatcttgattaaaattttgtGAGTCTAAAGGAtgctataattaattaatctgctACATAACATCCTAATTACTGTTTGCCAATGAATTTCCTATTAATATGTCTTCTTAAAATATCTATACACAGAATTGAATACATTTCTACGTTaccattttttattctttattagCACAGCTGCCctttataacattatattcaatcaTTATTCATGtttatatcatgatatttgtGATCCTTGAGAAATTGATCAGGTCTATAGGATATAATTGAGTGAAAAGTTATAAAATGGGTTTTCATGTTGTTATTATTTCAACTGCATGAACAACCTGTTGTTTTGCAGCACGGGATCCAGTCATCATCGAAAGGAGTAATCTCGTTAACATttcgaaattaattgtaaaagaatTGATCGAAACGTCTTTGAAATATGGTCGCATGCTCGATTCCGATCATATGCCGTTGCAACATTTCTTTATTGTTCTTGAACATGTGCTTAGGCACGGTTTGCGACCTAAAAAGGTAATTGAAACGTTCAAAATATTCGATTGTTGGTTATCATCACGAGAAGTGGCACTAATTGCCTTCAATTTCAGGGTATCCTTGGACCTAAAAAAGAACTTTGGGATATACTTCAacttgttgaaaaatattgtcCTGAAGCGCAGGACATTACGTCCAGTATTCGTGATCTACCCACAGTTAGGTATAActaattatgtatttattttacactaatcaatttcaaaaatatttcatgaatAACTGACAATCAGTTTCATActtctttaatataaaatagtataaTTACATTACTTTATAAATTgacgtgtaaaataaaatatcataacCTTTGGATATTGCAATTCCTTTTTTAACCTTGTAGAATTTGTATATGAATAATGCTGCTatcgtttattaatttctaaacgATTGATTATTAATACAGAAAATCTATAAAGTTgtaatatatacatgtatataataCAGACACTCTTGCCTtagatttttcaaataatctttATCTTTTGAAGATAATTGTGattctacagggtgatcctctcgctaggggacacaaaggaacattggcgacaatggaccccttgaccgcaccataaagaggtccgtattgtcacgtgccagcggggacctacccgggccgagacgactctgtgtattttcatggtgcggtcaagggattcattgtcgccagttcctttgtgtcccctagcgagaggatcaccctgtataggtTGTTTAACATATTgttctattttgtttttatgtAATAGATAACAAGAAATTagttttgaatatttgaatGATATCCTTGGTAAATTTGATTTACTACATGTATAGTTTGCTGATCGAGTTCATCTTTCCAGGACGGCTATGGGTAGAGCACGTGCATGGTTACGTATGGCATTAATGCAAAAAAAGCTAGCAGATTATTTAAAAGTCCTAATTGATCATAAAGAAGATATATTGTCGGAGTATTTCGAGCCAGATGCTTTAATGATGAGTGAAGAAGCAATTGTTATAATGGGTTTGTTAGTGGGTTTAAATGTGATTGACTGCAATCTTTGTGTGAAGGTTAGTTATTCTCTGCCttgaacaaatgaaaaataacatttcttATTCAAGTTTACCAGTGCTAAGGGACTGATCACCAATATTGTCGTAGGAAGAAGATCTTGATTGTCAACAAGGTGTAATTGACTTTTCAATATATCTACGAAATAGTAATCATATACCTGGTGAATCTCCAGATGATGAACTTGAAAATGACAATATGACTACAGTTCTAGATCAAAAGAATTATATCGAAGAATTGAATCGACACTTGAAGTAATATTTCACATATTCATATTGTAATCAGTTAAGTATATAAATTCTACATTTTACATCAATTTTAGTGCAACTGTAACAAACCTTCAAGCCAAAGTAGAATCTTTGACAACAACAAATGCCCTCATGAAGGAAGATCTTGCTATCgccaaaaataatatattatcgcTTCACGAAGAGAACAGACAATTGAAAAAGGAGTTAGGGATTGAAGTCAAAGATACAAATGAGGTGTGTGCTCCAAAGTTGTAATAAAAGTCATTTTGATAACAAACAGTTTGATAAAGATTAATGTGCCTGGTTTCAGAATGGGAAACCACCTATTAAAATTACTGAAACGACAGCAGAAATTGAAGAGTTGCGAAGTAGACTGGAAGCAGAAAAGAAAATGCGCCAGGATGTAGAGAAGGAATTAGAATTACAGGTTaatggaaatttttgaaatattaatgttatttaacataaaaactatgaagattaaaattgaaagtttgatCAATTAATTTACTTCTATTAGATTAGTATGAAGTCTGAAATGGAAGTGGCTATGAAACTATTGGAAAAAGATATCCACGAGAAACAAGATACGATCATATCGCTGCGACGACAGCTCGATGAAATCAAATTAATCAACTTGGAAATGTACAAAAAGTTGCAGGTGATGACATATACTTATTTTTGTGGGACTTACATTGCTTTAAAATACTTTGTGCAATGAAAACATTCCATTTAGTAATATATAACTCATTACAATTATGTTTTTTTTACACAATCTAGACTGACATACTTTCTATCATTTATTATCTACATATCTTTCAAaacattttgttttttgttttaatttaactAGCTTTTCAGATTTTAGTGAAACTTGGTTCTACTCAGAATGTTTATCCATTAAAGATTTTCCCCACTGTAAGGGGATACAGTAGTCTTTTAAACTGTTTGTTTTTGGAAATATTCCCATTATAGGAGTGTGAGCACGAACTAACACAAAAAGGCGAAATGGTGAGCCGGCTTCACGCGAAGACAAATCAAATTGGCAAGATCCTACATAATCTTGAGAAATATAATCATCTGATGAAGGATGGAGAAAACATTCGTAGTCCTACTACACCAAGTAGTGTTTCTAAATCAATTCTTAATAAGACCAGCCCTACTTCACCACGAGGTGAAAAGCTTACAAGGCTTTCATCATCAGATAATGTTATTACAACTGTTCATCAGCAAAATTCTTCTACTAATCAACAACAGTCCCCTAATAGTCAACATCAGTCTGCTAATACTCCACAGCTTTCCAGTAGTAATGGTCAACAATGTAATAATCAACAACAATCTGCTGATAATCAACAGGATTCTTCTAGTAACAATGAACAAATGGAGGTTAATTCTCAGCTTCAAAATGCAAACAGCAAGGAATTAAcaaaatctgaaaatattttacaggAGAATAAATCCACTAATGAGATTCCTTTTAATGCTTTAACACAAGAAAAAGCAAATGCATAAAAGAACTCTTTatctttttccaattttcaaaattcatttttatattttatacttttaaacTCTATTAATATTTCAACTAGTGGAAAATATGTAAGAAATAGCAATTTCTTTACATAGAATATGTTTCTGAAATGTTTAGTATATATGTGAATTAAAACAGTAAATACTTAAATATAATATCAGTTAGCAATTCTGTTCATAATTTGTTTCTGtaaataatttctgtaattattttgttttcagTATTAATATCTTTCTATAATTTAAGTTTTTGTTATTCTTTTGAATTGCAAACTATAATTTGTAACTAAATTACtgaaagaacaaaaattaattaaataactaGATATGATTAacgtaaattatttaatttaagatattatatattataatattaacacAGTAGCCTAAAAGTTTTAAGATAATTAATATGTTATCTGTATTATGATTATATTGTTGTTATGAGTAAAATTCAGTCATAAAATGTTCTTAAATCTTTCAGAAACATTATATACCACTAATGCTAAACAAGTATATCAAGTTATGACATTTTTTTCAACACAGAACTTTACACAttcgaaatatataaaaaattttgaaatttttatcaaatatttaacatcTAATTATTTAGGAATTTGTACATCAGCAagcttgtaataaaatatttatcaaagtgTGTCTTTATTGAGACACTCTACAGAATTAATTATACTCTGCTGCAATATAAATCATTATTATGTGTACAGAACTATTGAAGACAATAATGTCAGTATAGATTTTTCTTGAGTTGGTGTTttttctgcaaagctaaacttAGTATATTCATTACTcatacaatattaattatttattaattattgtattccGCATAGAGTGTCTCAGTATTTGCTCGAAGTCAAGTTCGAATGCATTTTAATAACAGTATGTTTTGAATAATAACTTTTGTTATGGTGGCAGCAATTTTTACAACATAGTTTGTCATTGCATGTTGTCATGCTACAAGGGAAATTGCTTGTAATTGTATTCTATCCTTGATATATTCATGATGAAAGCTTTCCTAGAAACGTTCATGGTAAATGAAAGGCTTAAATCCTTATGAAGAAAACTAAAGTATCATAAAGTACTTGAATAATTTTGTCATCATATTCTATCATATATTACATGGTTTCAATTCTTTTGTAAAGttgttttatatttaacattacattatattgttACAGGTTGATTATAAGTGTTGTACGATTTCAGGTTTATTCTTAGTCCCTAGAAAGAGCAGTCCATTCCACATTTTACTGAAATAGAGTTTATTTCAGGAGTGTGAAGGCTCGCTTAAGCATAAAACAGAACTGATCACTAAATTGGAGGCTAAGACATTATCCATGACCGAGACCATCCAAAAAATGGATGAAAAGTATGTGTATTTGCTTCTCATTAATGTTAGTAATTTTATAAGTACAATTGAATCAGTTTCTGTCTatcgaggggaactacccaaatgttacgctcacttattaatgaaactttgccaccttgtagagctcgtcgccctgaacacgcctatacccccttttgggggcagacggctaattgtttaaaagatattaacaattaaagttagttactgcttacattgagaagcatgacaaactaacacatataaatgtttcgctccgcggtaaaacgcttgactcacaatctaactgtccacggttcaagtccatggttccgaacttttttttcttctttctttttaatgataatttgtctctttttgaataactattacaactgtgctataatcattgcatttattaataggtaattaattacatgtgctgaaatttttatggaatttaagttatcttttctatccaatacgtacattaacacccttaccgcattcaaaatttactagcgtttatttgttattatacacacacaattaatttccataaaatacgaatataatttctgtcctattgttttggattcttcactaatgtcttctgcgtcttcttctaatgttgtaaatataaattataaatttgcacagtagtataaatgaatgtaactaaataaatataattaaataaattgaacttgtaaaaacaaataataacaaataaacgcgtgtaaattctgaatgcggtaagggtgttaatgtacgtattggatagaaaagataacttaaattttataaaaatttcagcacatgtaattaatgacctattaataaatgcaatgattatagcacagttgtaatagttattcaaaaagagacagatTATcactaaaaagaaagaagaaaaacgaaagaaaagttGGGGggaaccatggacttgaaccgtggaaagttagattgcgagtctagcgttttaccgcggagctaaccatttatatgtgttagtttgtcatgcttctcaatgtaaggagtaactaactttaattgttaatatcttttaaacaattagccgtctgcccccaaaagggggtataggcgtgttcagggcgacaagctctacaaggtggcaaagtttcattaataagtgagtgtaacacttgggtagttcccctcgtataTTCAACGCAATCACTATTTGTTTTGTATACTTCATCCCATTATTTTTTTTgggttaattaattagataataATTACAGAATACTACTACCATTTCACATACAATTTTGAAGAAAAGATTCATATACTTAAAACTTTTGATGCCACCAGAATattcttttttgtaaaaatatttggtataaattttaaattgctgTTTTACTATATCAAATTATATAGTAACGTTAGTTTATGTATACTGAAAGATTATTACGAAAACAAATGCTGGGTTAAGAGGATATTTTAGTTttaaaagattgaaaaattaaggttacctaatatttgttttatatttctAGTAAATGAAAAAGTAGAAACATAAATTTTTTAGTGCCGAAATCACACaagaaaatcaataattttatttttacgtttTGATCATAGTGCATCAGTATCATAAAACGCTGCATAAATGACAAAAATTACCtattacatatatacatataagtatTTGTAATATCGGTAAAGATAAGTACTTGTGTTAAGGGGGTACATATACACAGCCATACCGAAATATGCCTTATAAACATTGTTAAATTATTCACTTTAAAGAGCGtatattacaaaatgaaaacagAATAAGTATTAAAAACTGGTGAAACTATAGTAATTATGCTAGACGTATTTTGAGACGTCATGATGTAAAATTATTTCGGTTTAAAcaaatcaaataattttaaataaaaagttacaaaatagATTCTTGAAATTTTGCACATAAAGAAAACTGTACTCGTTCAAAATCAGcgttataatttttcatagaaaCTATCTATTTATGTGGATAACagaataagaaaaaattaaataaaaccagCACTTAACTAAAGGTGTATGATTGTGTGAACGAATTAACTTTTTTcaataaagggtatagccggataaggtaggcaaaatggtccttgaaccaaattaaattcagaatgcgtcattcgatagcatatcaaaagaaaatactgtacaccaattttcaaccctttatcttaTTCAGTGGGACGgggacggggggggggggggggcaaaagAAACGCCAGATCGTGCCTCCTATTTAAtaatatccgaaaattctgaTACACTACAAACACGATAATGTATATTAGAGAATTTTTTCAGACTTTTTCATTGCAAATACTagttgttaaaaatgaaaaaccgaacaaacaatctgaagaaacgcgatttgttattgaaaatgtaagaacactacttttatattgctgtggtaataacatattaatataactattacttttgaattttttcagattttttgttgtggtgcaacgtagttaaaaaaatcaaaaaccaattatttcgcatgaaaaagtaacttctacttcgaatttttatttcctgtttttttagaatatgaatccatttaaaagtacttaatacatattctaaaaaaacaggaaataaaaattcgaagtagaagttactttttcatgcgaaataattggtttttgatttttttaactacgttgcaccacaacaaaaaatctgaaaaaattcaagagtaatagttatattaatatattattaccacagtaatataaaagtagtgttcttacattttcaataacaaatcgCGTTTCTTCAGATTGTTTGTTTCCAGATAGCACAGAGACATCGTTAAAACGTCTTAAAGATATCTGTCCTAGTTATTCAGATACGACGTTCCTTTCGTACGTTTTTAAGACGTCTTAAAGACATGAATTTCAGATGTCCTTACGATGTTCGGGACAAAACATCGTAAAGACGTCCAGGTAAGGTCGTAAGACGTTCAGACTTAAAATGGTGGTAAAATGGATGTTTTTGAGACATCGTGTGCTATCTGGgttcagtttttaattttttacaacTACGATTTGCAATGaagaaatctgaaaaaattctctAATATGCGCTATCGTGATTGTAGTGTATCACAATTTTTGGATGTTATTGAATatctgcccccccccccccgctccACTGGTTAAGGTAAAGGATTGAAAATTGGTGtgcaatattttcttttgatttgcAATCGAAAgacgcattctgaatttaatttggttcaaaggccattttgcctaccttacccggctataccctttggaAGAATTCATTTTAACAGTTTTTCAACGAGGAATAATTTCAAAAACAGTTTCAAGAAAAATGCTTTTGTATATGTAAGTAATAATTTCTGTCCAGTCCTTTTCGTTGAGATTTACTTAAataattagtttttattaattttatgaacTGCAGCATATAACTCTAAGAAAATGTTTTTGAATCATCatactctacaaaaatgtaAAAGAATAAAGTCAATTTTCAATTCATCTAATTATATGTGCCACCTTAAATGTTTCAGTATTTGCGTACGATTCTTATAATAAGAGATCTTAAATTATGTTTGGTGTGATATCGACAATTGATACGCTCAGCGGTTGTAGTTAgaggtaatttattttttacttaggCGTTATAAACGCGATTGGATTTAGAGTAGATTAgctaaaataattattagaagCAAATTGACTTATCGTTAACGGAGATATTGGCAAACCTTCACTCAGCGGTTACTCGATAGGATTCtgtttatgtatgtataaatacTAATTGTTTAGGAACATGAATGTTTTTTGCAATAAGTGATAGATTTATACATCATCAAATAATGCATTAATATGTAGTAATTATTAACGTTATTAAGCGTAAAACAGAAATGTTGAGCTTTAATGTgtgcaatataatttatttcatttatattcattattaatATCCATGATGAGAGATAAATTTAgggtataattaatattttaggaAACTGGCTTGCGATCATTTCTATCATTTATGTATTTTCTAAACAGTTTAGCCATTGGCttaccattttttatttatttttgaatttcatttggATGAAATTGTTTTCTATATTGTGGATGTGTTTCTATATTGTTATACATATTGTTTGTTCATATTTACAAAGAGATTTACGGACTAAATACATCATACTATctttataaatgtaattatgTATAAGCATCAGCAACAGTCTTTATAATGCACCAAGACATTGCGTGTGCTTGTATTAATGCAAAAAGAATAAACTCATGATAGAAGATAGTTGCCATTTAATTACCCTCTTTAGATAAGTTATACTGTACAATTTTCTGTTGGCTTCTTATTAGTGCTCTTAACTGtgtatttgatttttattaaattttatatataaatttatatttaatgtaatataacaatttataatttatataaatttatatagctatcattgaaattttttatagtaatttttattttttataatgaagTATAAATAAGGTAAGTTATAATTCAAGATAAAATGACTAACAGAAAAATgataagatttatttattacgtTCTGTTGAAAAATAGCAACATTGAGTCATTAGAAAACATTTTGATTGCTACTTTGAAGAATATGCAACAGAATTTCATGTTAAGTTATTCATTCTAATTTTCATAAGTTTTAAAATGAACatagtttaaataaatgactggaTTTTtacgataataaattttttctatttatgcaattttaatCTAAAATGGTTTGTTACAATATAAGAAACACGGTTTATcatatttaaatattgttttctGGAAATTGGTTAAACTATAATTAAACGATCGCAAGACTGTATCTTAAAtgcattttctttaaaaaaaattagaatgaGTTATTATGCTAATATGTTATTGTACTaatgttagaaatttttataaacggAAATCAGTAATAGGTtaattgattttctacaaatGTTTCTTGagaaattaaagagaaaataatcCAATCTATATCCGAGTCTTTTA
This Osmia lignaria lignaria isolate PbOS001 chromosome 9, iyOsmLign1, whole genome shotgun sequence DNA region includes the following protein-coding sequences:
- the LOC117609905 gene encoding protein RUFY3 isoform X6, encoding MRQESQNGLKIRPPGDHGGVHHGGFMFEEDMAGAQDTIYLCNFRVSVDGEWLCLKELQDVDFSLQDSMQRTPSPPLALSARDPVIIERSNLVNISKLIVKELIETSLKYGRMLDSDHMPLQHFFIVLEHVLRHGLRPKKGILGPKKELWDILQLVEKYCPEAQDITSSIRDLPTVRTAMGRARAWLRMALMQKKLADYLKVLIDHKEDILSEYFEPDALMMSEEAIVIMGLLVGLNVIDCNLCVKEEDLDCQQGVIDFSIYLRNSNHIPGESPDDELENDNMTTVLDQKNYIEELNRHLNATVTNLQAKVESLTTTNALMKEDLAIAKNNILSLHEENRQLKKELGIEVKDTNENGKPPIKITETTAEIEELRSRLEAEKKMRQDVEKELELQISMKSEMEVAMKLLEKDIHEKQDTIISLRRQLDEIKLINLEMYKKLQECEGSLKHKTELITKLEAKTLSMTETIQKMDEKCKEMDGVRSGAEKRVRILGVEAAEREARVTGVERELRLEREWRTSLQEASICNAEKISQLHQEIDQLRRVSEKYLALQEEHYALKEICSEQERTLEELGGQLSTAKLVAVELREAADNAQQQQQQQDGAATWANDRLVSHCKSCNREFNITRRKKLVQSTTLRADKHRKKAKTLMLHNF
- the LOC117609905 gene encoding protein RUFY3 isoform X13; protein product: MRQESQNGLKIRPPGDHGGVHHGGFMFEEDMAGAQDTIYLCNFRVSVDGEWLCLKELQDVDFSLQDSMQRTPSPPLALSARDPVIIERSNLVNISKLIVKELIETSLKYGRMLDSDHMPLQHFFIVLEHVLRHGLRPKKGILGPKKELWDILQLVEKYCPEAQDITSSIRDLPTVRTAMGRARAWLRMALMQKKLADYLKVLIDHKEDILSEYFEPDALMMSEEAIVIMGLLVGLNVIDCNLCVKEEDLDCQQGVIDFSIYLRNSNHIPGESPDDELENDNMTTVLDQKNYIEELNRHLNATVTNLQAKVESLTTTNALMKEDLAIAKNNILSLHEENRQLKKELGIEVKDTNENGKPPIKITETTAEIEELRSRLEAEKKMRQDVEKELELQISMKSEMEVAMKLLEKDIHEKQDTIISLRRQLDEIKLINLEMYKKLQECEGSLKHKTELITKLEAKTLSMTETIQKMDEKCKEMDGVRSGAEKRVRILGVEAAEREARVTGVERELRLEREWRTSLQEASICNAEKISQLHQEIDQLRRVSEKYLALQEEHYALKEICSEQERTLEELGGQLSTAKLVAVELREAADNAQQQQQQQDGAATWANDRLVSHCKSCNREFNITRRKM
- the LOC117609905 gene encoding protein RUFY3 isoform X11 produces the protein MRQESQNGLKIRPPGDHGGVHHGGFMFEEDMAGAQDTIYLCNFRVSVDGEWLCLKELQDVDFSLQDSMQRTPSPPLALSARDPVIIERSNLVNISKLIVKELIETSLKYGRMLDSDHMPLQHFFIVLEHVLRHGLRPKKGILGPKKELWDILQLVEKYCPEAQDITSSIRDLPTVRTAMGRARAWLRMALMQKKLADYLKVLIDHKEDILSEYFEPDALMMSEEAIVIMGLLVGLNVIDCNLCVKEEDLDCQQGVIDFSIYLRNSNHIPGESPDDELENDNMTTVLDQKNYIEELNRHLNATVTNLQAKVESLTTTNALMKEDLAIAKNNILSLHEENRQLKKELGIEVKDTNENGKPPIKITETTAEIEELRSRLEAEKKMRQDVEKELELQISMKSEMEVAMKLLEKDIHEKQDTIISLRRQLDEIKLINLEMYKKLQECEGSLKHKTELITKLEAKTLSMTETIQKMDEKCKEMDGVRSGAEKRVRILGVEAAEREARVTGVERELRLEREWRTSLQEASICNAEKISQLHQEIDQLRRVSEKYLALQEEHYALKEICSEQERTLEELGGQLSTAKLVAVELREAADNAQQQQQQQDGAATWANDRLVSHCKSCNREFNITRRKEKH
- the LOC117609905 gene encoding protein RUFY3 isoform X9; this translates as MRQESQNGLKIRPPGDHGGVHHGGFMFEEDMAGAQDTIYLCNFRVSVDGEWLCLKELQDVDFSLQDSMQRTPSPPLALSARDPVIIERSNLVNISKLIVKELIETSLKYGRMLDSDHMPLQHFFIVLEHVLRHGLRPKKGILGPKKELWDILQLVEKYCPEAQDITSSIRDLPTVRTAMGRARAWLRMALMQKKLADYLKVLIDHKEDILSEYFEPDALMMSEEAIVIMGLLVGLNVIDCNLCVKEEDLDCQQGVIDFSIYLRNSNHIPGESPDDELENDNMTTVLDQKNYIEELNRHLNATVTNLQAKVESLTTTNALMKEDLAIAKNNILSLHEENRQLKKELGIEVKDTNENGKPPIKITETTAEIEELRSRLEAEKKMRQDVEKELELQISMKSEMEVAMKLLEKDIHEKQDTIISLRRQLDEIKLINLEMYKKLQECEGSLKHKTELITKLEAKTLSMTETIQKMDEKCKEMDGVRSGAEKRVRILGVEAAEREARVTGVERELRLEREWRTSLQEASICNAEKISQLHQEIDQLRRVSEKYLALQEEHYALKEICSEQERTLEELGGQLSTAKLVAVELREAADNAQQQQQQQDGAATWANDRLVSHCKSCNREFNITRRKIEN
- the LOC117609905 gene encoding protein RUFY3 isoform X10, producing the protein MRQESQNGLKIRPPGDHGGVHHGGFMFEEDMAGAQDTIYLCNFRVSVDGEWLCLKELQDVDFSLQDSMQRTPSPPLALSARDPVIIERSNLVNISKLIVKELIETSLKYGRMLDSDHMPLQHFFIVLEHVLRHGLRPKKGILGPKKELWDILQLVEKYCPEAQDITSSIRDLPTVRTAMGRARAWLRMALMQKKLADYLKVLIDHKEDILSEYFEPDALMMSEEAIVIMGLLVGLNVIDCNLCVKEEDLDCQQGVIDFSIYLRNSNHIPGESPDDELENDNMTTVLDQKNYIEELNRHLNATVTNLQAKVESLTTTNALMKEDLAIAKNNILSLHEENRQLKKELGIEVKDTNENGKPPIKITETTAEIEELRSRLEAEKKMRQDVEKELELQISMKSEMEVAMKLLEKDIHEKQDTIISLRRQLDEIKLINLEMYKKLQECEGSLKHKTELITKLEAKTLSMTETIQKMDEKCKEMDGVRSGAEKRVRILGVEAAEREARVTGVERELRLEREWRTSLQEASICNAEKISQLHQEIDQLRRVSEKYLALQEEHYALKEICSEQERTLEELGGQLSTAKLVAVELREAADNAQQQQQQQDGAATWANDRLVSHCKSCNREFNITRRKMNW